GCCCCACGGAAAGGTTTCACACCATGAAGTTGGTGGCGGTGCTCGCCATGATCGCCGCGGCAGCCGCGGTGGCCGTCTGGCGCTCACGCACCGGCGCAGAGGTGTGGCACGTGGCGCCTGACGCGCCGTCGGCGAACCAGGGGCCTTAGCTCAGTTGGTAGAGCGCTACCTTTGCAAGGTAGATGTCAGGAGTTCGATTCTCCTAGGCTCCACAAACCTGTCTCATGAGTGCAATGCGCGAAGTCACGTACGACGTCGACGGCTTGACCATGGTCGCCCACCTGGCGTTGCCGCAGGGCGAGGGCCCGTGGCCAGCCGTGCTCATCGGACACGACGGGATCGGCCTCGACGACTATCAGCGGCGCCGCGCCGACGAGCTGGCCGACCACGGTTACGCCGCCTTGGCGATGGACTATCACGGTGGCCAGTTGTTCACAGGTCGACCGGAAGCGATGCTGGCCCGGGTCATGCCGCTGCTGGCCGACGCTGAGCGGATGCAGGCGATCGGCCGTGCCGCGCTCGATGTCCTGCTGGCGGTGCCCGGTGTCGACACCGGCCGCCTCGCCGCTCTCGGCTATGGCGCGGGCGGACGCATCGTGCTCGAACTCGCCCGGGCAGCGGTGCCGTTCAAGGCCGTCGCCGTCGTCCATCCCGGGCTGCAGGACGTCGACGCCGAGGACTGGACGAACGTGGCCGGCGCTGTCCTTCTGTGTACCGGTTCCGACGACCCGCTCTGCACCCCTGACCAGGCCCTGACGTTCGGCCGCACGCTTGGGGACGCCGGGGTCGATTGGCGCCTGAATGTCTACGGCGGCGCCCAGCACGCTTTCTGGGCCCAGCCGACGAACCCCGACGGGTCGCCTGCCGACGGGACCACCCACAGCCAGCCCACCGTGCCCGGCGTCGGGTATCACCCCACACACACTCCGCGTGCATGGCGGGCGGTGCTGGACCTGTTCGAGGAAGCCCTCGGGGGCCGAAACGACGCGCGCCCGGGCTCACGGCCGCGGTGAGACCTCCACACTCGGCGGTAGCGGCGACGGCTCCTTCTGCGTGGAGCGCCGCACGATCGAGAACGCCACCGCTCCCCCGGCCAGCGCCACGACGCCGACGGCGGCCACCAGCAGCGGGCGCCGGCGCCGCCGCGAGCGCGCCTTGGTCACCGCCGCGGGCAGACCCGCCACCACTTCCTGCGCGACCGCCAGCTCCTTGGCCAGCTCGGCCTTGAGCCGTCCGGTGCGGTACCGCTCGCCCACCCAGGACGCCGACGACTGGGCGCCGTTCAGGCCTAGGCCCACCGCCCCGCGGGTAACGTCGACCGGGCCGAGCGCGGTGTACTTCAGCCCACGGCTCAACCGCTGGCCGGGACTCAACCGGACATCCGTCTTCGGGCTCATCGCACACCTTTCTCACCGCGCCGAGGGGTCGCCCCCAGCCTGCCACCTACCGCAATCCCACGGTGCCCGTTGGCCGCCGAACGCGGCGTGGCACACTGACAACCCGTGACGAGCCCCATTCAGACCGCGACCGCGACGCTGCACACCAACCGCGGTGACATCAAGATCGCACTCTTCGGAAACCATGCACCCAAGACCGTCGCCAACTTCGTGGGACTGGCACAGGGAACCAAGGACTACAGCGGCGAGAACGCCTCGGGCGGCACCTCCGGACCGTTCTACGACGGCGTCGTCTTCCACCGCATCATCGCCGGCTTCATGATCCAGGGCGGCGACCCGACCGGCACCGGCCGCGGCGGACCGGGCTACCAGTTCGAGGACGAGTTCCACCCGGAGCTTCAGTTCGACAAGCCCTACCTGCTGGCGATGGCCAACGCCGGACCCGGCACCAACGGCTCGCAGTTCTTCATCACGGTCGGCAAGACGCCGCACCTGAACCGGCGGCACACCATCTTCGGTGAGGTCGTCGACCCCGAGTCGCAGAAGGTCGTCGACGCGATCGCCAACACCGAGACCGACCGCAGCGACCGCCCCACCGACCCGGTGGTCGTCGACTCCATCACGATCGCCTAGCGGCGTTCAGGAACCGGCGCCGGCGTATCCGGCGTCGGTCAGGGCGTCGAGCACATCGAGCGGATCGGCGCCCAGATCCCAACGGCTGAACACCAGCAGCCGGTCGTCGGCGGTATCGATCTCGAGCAGCCGCACTTTGCGGGCCAGCCGACGGAACTCGGTGATCCGGATCAGCTTGATGTCCGCGCGAGCCAGCACCCGCGTGCCCACCCAACCGCGGGTTACCAGGCCGTCGTTTCCGATTGCCAGTTTCGGCCGCGCGCGCCACGACAGGCTTGCAAACAAGATCAAACCCACCGCGGCAATGCCGGCCAGGACACGTCCGGGAGGGTCTGTGATCAGGCTCACAGCGGCGACAGCCAAGATAATCCCGCCTACGCCGCACGCGACGATGCCGCCGGTGGGAGGGCTCCACTCAGTTTGCTGCATCCGTTTTCCACACCCTTTAACCGCTGCGAACGGGGTTATCCACAAGTGCTATCCCCAATGGGGATGAATCACATCCGTGTGATCCGGTTACCGCGAGGTTGCTGACCGGGTAACGCGCAGCGACGAGAATGAATTCATCCCTTTGCTCGGCGCGGTCAGCGCCAGCGCATCGTGAGCAACAAGCCGGTGATCATGAAAGCAAACGCGATCGCGTAGTTCCACGGACCGAGGTCCTGCAGGAACGGGATGGCCGACGACGCCAGCTGGAAGACCAGCAGCCACACCAGGCCGATCAGCATCAGACCGATGAACAGCGCCACGAACCAGATGCTCGACGGGCCGGCCTTCACCTTCACGGGCGTCCGGCTCACCGCGTTGGCGGTGAAGTCGTTCTTCTTGCGGACCTTGGACTTGGGCATGGTTACCTTCGGGACAACTAGGTGCGACGATGTTGGCACGAGCCTATCGCAGGCCCGGCGCGGCGCGGTCGGGCGAGCAGGCGGAAACCGGGGAGACGATGCGACGCTGGCGGCTTACACAGGGCGGGTGGCGCCTCGGCGTGCCCGTGGTGTGTCTGCTGGCCGGTCTGCTGCTGGCCGCCACGCACGCCGTCTCCGGCGGCGGGGAGATCCGGCGTAGCGACGCACCCCGGCTGGTCGACCTGGTGCGTGAGGCGCAGCAGTCGGTGGATCGCCTCAGCGCCCAGCGCGACGCCCTGGTGACCGAGGCGGATTCCCATCACGGCGGAAGCCCGGGCGCCGACGCCGCGCTGGCCGCGATCACCGGGCGCGCGGACCGGCTGGCGGCCGAGGCGGGGCTGGACCCGCTGCGGGGGCCGGGGCTCGTCGTCACCCTCAACGACGCCCAGCGCGACGCCGAGGGCCGGTTCCCCCGCGACGCGACCCCCGACGACCTCGTGGTGCACCAGCAGGACATCGACGCGGTGCTCAACGCGCTGTGGAGTGCGGGCGCCGAGGGCATCCAGATGCAGGATCAGCGGATCATCGGCACGTCGGCGCCGCGATGCGTGGGCAACACCCTGCTACTCAACGGCCGCACCTACAGCCCGCCGTACGTCATCACCGCGATCGGCGACGCCGATGCCATGCGCACCGCCCTGGCCGCCGCGCCGCTGGTGACGCTCTACCGGCAGTACGTGGTGCGGTTCGGGCTGGGGTACTCCGAGGAGCCGCGGTCGTCGGTCGAACTTGTCGGCCACAGCCAGCCGGTGCGGATGCAGTTCGCCAAGCCCGCCGGTCCGATCGGTTACTGAGCCCTGGCAAGTAATCTGGACTGATGCAGGTTTTGGTCGTCGACAACTACGACAGCTTCGTGTTCAACCTCGTCCAGTACTTGGGTCAGCTCGGGGTGCACGCGCAGGTCTGGCGTAACGACGACGACCGGCTGGCGACCGACGCCGACATCGCCAAGGCCGCGGCCGAGTTCGACGGTGTGCTGCTGTCCCCCGGCCCGGGCACCCCGGAGCGGGCGGGGGCGTCGATCCCGCTGGTGCGGGCGTGCGCGCAGGCCGCCACTCCCCTGCTCGGCGTGTGCCTCGGCCACCAGGCGATCGGGGTCGCGTTCGGCGGCACCGTCGACCGTGCGCCCGAGCTGCTGCACGGCAAGACCAGCGTCGTGCACCACTCGAATACCGGTGTGCTGCAAGGCCTTCCGGATCCGTTCACCGCGACGCGGTATCACTCGCTGACGATCCTGCCCGACACGGTGCCCGCCGAACTCGAGGTCACCGCGCGCACCGAGGGCGGCGTCATCATGGGTGTGCGCCACGCCGAATTGCCGATCCACGGGGTGCAGTTCCACCCCGAGTCGATCCTCACCGAGGGCGGCCACCGCATGCTGGCCAACTGGCTGGGCTACTGCGGGACGGCCCCGGCCGAGTCGCTCGTGCGCCAGTTGGAGGACGAGGTCGCCAGCGCGCTGCAGGCGGGCCGCACCGCGGCTACTGCGCGAAGCTCAGCGTGATCGACGACCCGAAGGTCACCGGCGTTCCCGCCGACGGCTCCTGAGTCACGACGCCGTTGGACGGCACGCCGCTGTTCTGCGCGTTCGGCAGCTTGATCAACCCGCCGGTCCAGCCCAGGCTGCGCAGGTAGGGCTCGGCCTCGGTCCAGAACATCCCGCGCAGGTCCGGCATCGTGAACTGGTTGCCGCGCGACACCTGGATCTGGATCACGGTGTCCACCGCCACGTTCTGGCCCGCCGTCGGGCTGGTGCCGACGACCTGGCCGACCGACCTGATGCTGTCGACCTGCACGTCGACACTGTTCGCGAACCCGGTCTCGGTCAGGATGCGTCGGCAGTCGTCGACGGTGAGGCCGACGCAGTCGGGCACCACCTTGCTGTCCGGACCTGATCCCACGATGATCGTGATCTCGTTGGTGACCGCCGCGGTCTGATTCGCGGGCGGGTTGGTGCCGATCACCTTGTCCTTCAGTTCAGGAGTCGACGGCGACGCGGACTGCCGGAACTTCTCGAACCCGGCCTCCCGCAGCCGCTGCGCGGCCTCGGTGTAGGTCAGGTTCTTGACGTCGGGGATCTGGCGCTGTTCCGGACCGACCGAGACGTTGAGCGTGATCTCCTCGCCGGCGTCCACCGACGAATCGGCGGTCGGGTCCGTGCTGATCACATGGCCGACCGGCACCGCGGAGTCCGTCTGCTGCTCGGTGCGGGTCTTGAAGCCGCGGTTCTGCAGCTCGGCGATCGCATCGTCCCTCGCCTGCCCGCTGACGTCGGGCACCTGAACCTCTCGGGTGCCGTTGCCGAACATGTTGATCGCGACGGTCACCACAACCGTCAGCACTGCCAGCGCGGCGACCGCGATCAGCCAGCGGCCGACCGATCCGCGGCGCTCGCGGTCGGCGTACTCGGGCGGCTGCGGCCGCGACACCGGTTCGATCGGCTCGGTGCGCTGGTGCGTCGGCGGGGTGGACATCAGCGAGTTGCGCTCGGCGTCGGTGAACACCTTCGGCGCGTCCGGCTGCTCACCGCTGTGCACCCGCACCAGATCGGTGCGCATCTCGGCGGCCGTCTGGTAGCGGTTGTCGGGGTTCTTGGCCAGCGACTTGAGCACCACCGCGTCGAGTTCGGGACTGATCGCCGAATTGCGCTGCGACGGCGGTACCGGATCCTCGCGGACATGCTGGTAGGCGACCGCCACGGGCGAATCACCGATGAAAGGCGGCTCGCCGGTGAGGATTTCGTAGAGCACGCAGCCCAGCGAGTAGACGTCGGAGCGGGCGTCGACCTTCTCGCCGCGGGCCTGCTCGGGCGACAGGTATTGCGCGGTGCCGATCACGGCGGCGGTCTGGGTGACGCTGTTGGCGTCGGCCAGCGCGCGGGCGATGCCGAAGTCCATCACCTTCACCGCGCCGGTCTTGCTGATCATGATGTTCGCGGGTTTGACGTCGCGGTGGATGATGCCGTGCTGGTGGCTGAAGTTCAGCGCCTGGCATGCGTCGGCGATCACCTCGATGGCCCGCTTGGGCTCCATCGGGCCGTCGTTGTGCACGATGTCGCGTAGCGTGACGCCCTCGACGTACTCCATCACGATGTAGGGCAGCGGCCCGGTCGGCGTCTCCGCCTCGCCGGTGTCGTACACGGCGACGATGGCCGGGTGGTTCAGCGCGGCGGCGTTCTGCGCCTCGCGGCGGAACCTCAGATAGAAGCTCGGGTCGCGCGCGAGGTCGGCGCGCAGCACCTTGATCGCGACGTCGCGGTGCAGCCGCAGATCGCGCGCGAGATGGACCTCGGACATGCCGCCGAAGCCGAGGATGTCGCCCAGTTCATACCGGTCGGACAGGTGTTGCGGGGTTGTCATGACAATGTCTGTTCTGAAGCCGAAAGTCGCAGGTCACCCGGCCGGTCCGGCGGGGAGTGGAGCACCGGCATCGTTGCCGGTGATGCCATCATCTGCGATGGGGTTACCCCCGATTGTCCCTTATCACCCCCGGGCGCCCGCGGGCCGGTCGTGCCCGGGCCACGGTCAGGCGCCGCGGCCGGCGACTCGAACGGGGTGGTCTCGGTGATCGTGTTGGTGATCGTCGGCGGCTGCGGACTCTGGTCCTGACGGTCCTGCGCGTTGAGCACGATCAGGATCGCGATGATGATCGCCAGCGCACCCAGGACGCCCGCCGCCCACAGCAGCGCCCGCTGACCCGACGAGAACGTGCGCCGCGGCGGGGGCGGACGGTGACTGCCGGTGGCCGGCCTCGGTCGCGCGGCGGTCGCGGGCGCGCGGCCGGTCATGTCCGCGGCTGCTCGTGCCTGGGTAGCCGACGGCACCGCGGTGGGCGCGGCGCGGCCGATCGACGGTGCGGCGTTCGGTCGCGGCGGGCGCCGGCCGGAGCGCACCGCGGCGACCGCGTCGGCGAACGCGCCGCCCGACCGGTAGCGCATCCCCGGATTCTTGACCAGGGTGATCTCGATCAGCTCGCGCACATTGGGCGGCAGATCCGCGGGCAGCGGCGGGGGAGTCTCCTTGATGTGCTTCATCGCCACCGTCAGCGCGCCGTCGCCGGTGAACGGCCGCTTGCCCGAAACCGATTCGTAGCCAACAACTCCCAGCGAGTACACGTCGCTGGCGGCGGTCGCGTCGTGGCCGAGCGCCTGCTCGGGAGCGATGTACTGGGCGGTGCCCATCACCATCCCGGTCTGCGTGACCGGGGCGGCGTCGACGGCCTTGGCGATGCCGAAGTCGGTGAGCTTCACCTGACCGGTCGGGGTGATGAGGATGTTGCCGGGTTTGACGTCGCGGTGCACCAGGCCGGCGGTGTGGGCGACCTGCAGGGCGCGGCCGGTCTGCTCGAGCATGTCGAGCGCGTGCCGCAGCGACAGTCGGCCGGTCCGCTTGAGCACCGAGTTGAGCGGTTCGCCGTTGACCAGTTCCATCACCAGGTACGCGGTGCGGCCCTCGCCGTCCATGTCGGTCTCGCCGTAGTCGTACACGCTGGCGATGCCGGGATGGTTGAGCATGGCGACCGTGCGGGCCTCGGCGCGGAACCGTTCGACGAACTCGGGGTCGGTCGAGTACTCGGCCTTGAGCACCTTGATCGCGACCCGGCGCCCGAGCCGTGAGTCGACGCCTTCCCAGACCTGACCCATGCCGCCGG
The window above is part of the Mycolicibacterium rutilum genome. Proteins encoded here:
- a CDS encoding PH domain-containing protein, producing the protein MQQTEWSPPTGGIVACGVGGIILAVAAVSLITDPPGRVLAGIAAVGLILFASLSWRARPKLAIGNDGLVTRGWVGTRVLARADIKLIRITEFRRLARKVRLLEIDTADDRLLVFSRWDLGADPLDVLDALTDAGYAGAGS
- the crgA gene encoding cell division protein CrgA — encoded protein: MPKSKVRKKNDFTANAVSRTPVKVKAGPSSIWFVALFIGLMLIGLVWLLVFQLASSAIPFLQDLGPWNYAIAFAFMITGLLLTMRWR
- the pknB gene encoding Stk1 family PASTA domain-containing Ser/Thr kinase — translated: MTTPQHLSDRYELGDILGFGGMSEVHLARDLRLHRDVAIKVLRADLARDPSFYLRFRREAQNAAALNHPAIVAVYDTGEAETPTGPLPYIVMEYVEGVTLRDIVHNDGPMEPKRAIEVIADACQALNFSHQHGIIHRDVKPANIMISKTGAVKVMDFGIARALADANSVTQTAAVIGTAQYLSPEQARGEKVDARSDVYSLGCVLYEILTGEPPFIGDSPVAVAYQHVREDPVPPSQRNSAISPELDAVVLKSLAKNPDNRYQTAAEMRTDLVRVHSGEQPDAPKVFTDAERNSLMSTPPTHQRTEPIEPVSRPQPPEYADRERRGSVGRWLIAVAALAVLTVVVTVAINMFGNGTREVQVPDVSGQARDDAIAELQNRGFKTRTEQQTDSAVPVGHVISTDPTADSSVDAGEEITLNVSVGPEQRQIPDVKNLTYTEAAQRLREAGFEKFRQSASPSTPELKDKVIGTNPPANQTAAVTNEITIIVGSGPDSKVVPDCVGLTVDDCRRILTETGFANSVDVQVDSIRSVGQVVGTSPTAGQNVAVDTVIQIQVSRGNQFTMPDLRGMFWTEAEPYLRSLGWTGGLIKLPNAQNSGVPSNGVVTQEPSAGTPVTFGSSITLSFAQ
- a CDS encoding dienelactone hydrolase family protein — encoded protein: MREVTYDVDGLTMVAHLALPQGEGPWPAVLIGHDGIGLDDYQRRRADELADHGYAALAMDYHGGQLFTGRPEAMLARVMPLLADAERMQAIGRAALDVLLAVPGVDTGRLAALGYGAGGRIVLELARAAVPFKAVAVVHPGLQDVDAEDWTNVAGAVLLCTGSDDPLCTPDQALTFGRTLGDAGVDWRLNVYGGAQHAFWAQPTNPDGSPADGTTHSQPTVPGVGYHPTHTPRAWRAVLDLFEEALGGRNDARPGSRPR
- the cwsA gene encoding cell wall synthesis protein CwsA, with amino-acid sequence MSPKTDVRLSPGQRLSRGLKYTALGPVDVTRGAVGLGLNGAQSSASWVGERYRTGRLKAELAKELAVAQEVVAGLPAAVTKARSRRRRRPLLVAAVGVVALAGGAVAFSIVRRSTQKEPSPLPPSVEVSPRP
- a CDS encoding DUF881 domain-containing protein gives rise to the protein MRRWRLTQGGWRLGVPVVCLLAGLLLAATHAVSGGGEIRRSDAPRLVDLVREAQQSVDRLSAQRDALVTEADSHHGGSPGADAALAAITGRADRLAAEAGLDPLRGPGLVVTLNDAQRDAEGRFPRDATPDDLVVHQQDIDAVLNALWSAGAEGIQMQDQRIIGTSAPRCVGNTLLLNGRTYSPPYVITAIGDADAMRTALAAAPLVTLYRQYVVRFGLGYSEEPRSSVELVGHSQPVRMQFAKPAGPIGY
- a CDS encoding protein kinase domain-containing protein, with amino-acid sequence MTARVGVTLSGRYRLQRLIATGGMGQVWEGVDSRLGRRVAIKVLKAEYSTDPEFVERFRAEARTVAMLNHPGIASVYDYGETDMDGEGRTAYLVMELVNGEPLNSVLKRTGRLSLRHALDMLEQTGRALQVAHTAGLVHRDVKPGNILITPTGQVKLTDFGIAKAVDAAPVTQTGMVMGTAQYIAPEQALGHDATAASDVYSLGVVGYESVSGKRPFTGDGALTVAMKHIKETPPPLPADLPPNVRELIEITLVKNPGMRYRSGGAFADAVAAVRSGRRPPRPNAAPSIGRAAPTAVPSATQARAAADMTGRAPATAARPRPATGSHRPPPPRRTFSSGQRALLWAAGVLGALAIIIAILIVLNAQDRQDQSPQPPTITNTITETTPFESPAAAPDRGPGTTGPRAPGGDKGQSGVTPSQMMASPATMPVLHSPPDRPGDLRLSASEQTLS
- a CDS encoding peptidylprolyl isomerase; the protein is MTSPIQTATATLHTNRGDIKIALFGNHAPKTVANFVGLAQGTKDYSGENASGGTSGPFYDGVVFHRIIAGFMIQGGDPTGTGRGGPGYQFEDEFHPELQFDKPYLLAMANAGPGTNGSQFFITVGKTPHLNRRHTIFGEVVDPESQKVVDAIANTETDRSDRPTDPVVVDSITIA
- a CDS encoding aminodeoxychorismate/anthranilate synthase component II yields the protein MQVLVVDNYDSFVFNLVQYLGQLGVHAQVWRNDDDRLATDADIAKAAAEFDGVLLSPGPGTPERAGASIPLVRACAQAATPLLGVCLGHQAIGVAFGGTVDRAPELLHGKTSVVHHSNTGVLQGLPDPFTATRYHSLTILPDTVPAELEVTARTEGGVIMGVRHAELPIHGVQFHPESILTEGGHRMLANWLGYCGTAPAESLVRQLEDEVASALQAGRTAATARSSA